Genomic window (Streptomyces yatensis):
CGGAGCGGGAGAGTCCGTAGGCGCACAGGACCGAGACCACGGTGCTGATCACGGTGCCCACGGCGGTGAGCGCGAGGCTGACGAGGGTCGCGCGGGTGACCGTGCCGCCGCTCAGCAGCTCGGTGTAGGCCCGGAAGGTGATCGTCTTGGGGACGATCACCAGTCCCCCGGCGTCGGTGATGGTCCTCTGGTCGGAGAGGCTGGTGACGATCACCACCCACAGGGGGCCGAGGATCAGCAGACACACCCCGGTCAGGGTGGCCCCCTTGAGCCCCTGGCCGATCGTGCCGGGCTCCTCCTCCCACACCGGGCGCTTCTCCCCGCCGCGCCGGCGCGGGGGCGGGGCGGCCTGTGCGGGCGGGGTGTGCCGGGCCGGGGTCCGCTCGGTCACGGTCATTTCCGGTAGACCCCCTGCTCGCCGAGGACATGGGCGACCTTGTTGGCGATCAGCACCAGCACCAGGCTGAAGACGCCCTTGATCAGCCCGCCGGCGGCGGCGATCCCGTAGTCGGTGTTGGCGATGCCGACCCACCACACATAGGTGTCGAAGACCTCCGAGGCGCCCGGCCCCACCGCGTCGCGCTGGAGCAGGATCTGCTCGAAGCCGACGGTCAGCGAGTCGCCGACGCGCAGCACCAGCAGCAGGGCGACCACGGGGCGCAGCGCGGGCAGGGTGACGTGCCACATCCGGCGCCAGCGGTTCGCGCCGTCCACCGCCGCGGCCTCGTAGAGGTCCTGGTTGACGGCGGAGAGGGCGGCCAGGAAGACGATCACGCCCCAGCCCGCGTCCTTCCACACCAGCTGGGCGGTGATCAGGAACTTGAAGACCGCCGGGTCGGTCATCAGGTCGAAGCCCTCGTGCCCATGGGCGCGCAGCTGCTGGGCGAGCAGCCCGGCGCCGCCGAGCATCTGCTGGAAGATCGTGATGACCAGCACCCAGGAGAAGAAGTGCGGCAGGTACAGGATCGACTGCACCAGGCCGCGGACCCGGTCGCTGAGCACGCTGTTGAGCAGCAGCGCCAGCGCGATGGGCACCGGGAAGAACAGCACCAGCTGGATGAAGGTGATGGAGAGGGTGTTGGCGAAGGCGTCCCAGAAGCGGCTGTCCTCGAAGAGGAGGGTGAAGTTGTCGAGGCCCACCCAGGGGCTGCTCCACAGCCCCTGGGTGAACGGGTCGTAGTCCTTGAAGGCGACGGTGGTCCAGATCAGCGGTACGTAGGTGAACAGCAGCAGCAGACCGACGGCGGGCGCGGTCATCAGCAGCAGGGCGCGGTCCCGGCGCAGCCGTTGCCACCAGCCGCCACGGGCCGACGGGACGCCGCGGGGCTTGGCCCGGCCCCGGATGTCCAGCGTCATCAGGCGCCGCTGCCGTTCGTGTCGAGGAGCTTCGCGTACCAGTCGCGGAGCCGGTCGCCGCCACCGCCGCGCCAGTCGCTGATGGCCCGCTGGGCGTCCTTGATCGACTTACGGCCGCGGGTGACGTCCTTGGCGAGGTCCTCGAAGGGCGTGTAGAGCGAGGCGTAGCGGTTGGGCTCCTGGATCTGCATCCCGTAGAAGAGCGGCTTCCTGGCGAACTTGCCCATCCGCTGCATCCAGCCGCAGTAGTCCTCGACCATCTTCGGAAAGTCCGGATAGGCGACGCTGGCCTGGGGGGAGGCGATGAAGCGGTAGGTGTCCTGGACGTCCCGGACGCCCGTGGCGTTCTTGACCGGCACCCCCTTCTTCATGTCGTGGTGCACGCCTTCGACGCCGTAGTCGATGAGGCGCTGTTCCTTGGTGCCGAAGGGCGCGGCGATGAAGTTCGCGAGGGCGAGGATTTCCTCGATCTCGTCCCTGGAGAGGCTCTTGTTGAGGAAGGACCAGATCTGGGCGGGCGCGTCCAGATAGATGACCGGGTCGCCGCCGTCGGGGCCGAACCAGTCCATTCCCTGGATCTTGAATGCGGGGTTCGGCCCGGCCTGTTCGAAGGTGGCGCCGTACCACTTGGCGTCGCCGTCGTTGTAGAGGAGCGTCTGGCCGGAGGTGAAGCGGGTCAGTGCGTCATTGCCCTTGCCCGCGACCGCGTCGGGGTGGACATAGCCCCCGGCGAAGAGCTTGCGGCACCATTCCAGGGCCTCGAGGTAGTTCTCGGTCTCGACCTTGTGGACCAGCTTGCCGTCCTTCTCGACCCAGTAGTACGGCTTCTCCCCCGGACAGCCGAAGAACCGCTGCGCCGACCACCACATGTCGTCGCAGGCCCATACCTTGCTCCTGGGCCGGGTGATCTCCTTGGCCAGAGCGAGGAATTCCGCCGGGCTCTTCGGGACCTGGTAGCCCTCCTCGGCGAAGATGTCCTCGCGGTAGTACGGAATGACACCGGCGAGCGGGCGGGAGGGCATCGGCAGCCCGCGGAGCTTGCCACCGAAGACGGACATCTGCCAGGCGGCGGTGGGAATGGCGGCGAGGTTCGGATATTTCTTGACCTTGTCACCGGAGAGATACGGCCCCAGGTCGGCGAATTTGGCGCCGACCGCGCCATGGATCCGCCCGCCCATCTCCCATAGCGGGATCACCACGATATCGGCGATATCGCCGGAGGCCAGGACGGCGCCGAGCTTCTCGCCGTAGGTGTTGCCGTCCTGCGGCCGCAGGCTGATCGTGGCGCCGAGCGCGTCGTTGACCGCCTTGTAGTAGGCGTTGTTCTTGGGCGGCGGGGTGCCCCACAGCGGTTCGAACATCGTGTAGCTGCCGCCGTGGCCGGGCTTGCCCTTCACGGAGGCGACCAGTGCGGCGGCGGGCGGGGCCTTGGTGTAGCCGGGGCTGGAGCCGTTGACGCTGGGGATGTCCGGGTCCGCCACCGTCGAGGCCGCATAGGTCGGCAGCAGGTTCTTCAGCTCCTTGCCGGAGGTGGTGCCGCCCTTGCCGGAGCCCTCCTCGGTGGAGCACCCGGACAGCAGCGGCGTCCCTCCCGCGACGGCCGCCGCGGCAACCGCCGTGGCGGCCAGAAAGGTTCTCCGGCTGGGAGCGGAAGTGGAGGCCGAGGCCTGGGAGTTCGACATGTGCGTCAACCCTTCGTGGCGTGCCCGCCGTACGATCGATGGTCGAAGCGCTTCGATATTGCGCTGAGGTTAAGTCGGGGGGTGAGGTCGCGCAAGAGCGGTGTCGAAATGAGCCGTTGGGCGTCCGGCGATCGAGGATCCGGGCAATCGAGAGGTCGTCTGAGGGCGTTGCGCCGTGGAGCCTTGACAGGGTCGGTGTGGCGCCTTCAGCATCGAAGCGCTTCGAATTGATGATGCATCACCTTGTGCGGCACGTCTTTGACGAACTGGGTGAGGAGATCGGTATCCGTGATGAGTGATAACGGTGGTCTGATCACGCGTCCGCCGTTTCGCGATGCGCGGCTGCCGGTGAGGACGCGCGTGGCGGATCTGCTGGCCCGGCTCACGCTCGATGAGCGGATCGCGATGCTGCA
Coding sequences:
- a CDS encoding ABC transporter permease codes for the protein MTLDIRGRAKPRGVPSARGGWWQRLRRDRALLLMTAPAVGLLLLFTYVPLIWTTVAFKDYDPFTQGLWSSPWVGLDNFTLLFEDSRFWDAFANTLSITFIQLVLFFPVPIALALLLNSVLSDRVRGLVQSILYLPHFFSWVLVITIFQQMLGGAGLLAQQLRAHGHEGFDLMTDPAVFKFLITAQLVWKDAGWGVIVFLAALSAVNQDLYEAAAVDGANRWRRMWHVTLPALRPVVALLLVLRVGDSLTVGFEQILLQRDAVGPGASEVFDTYVWWVGIANTDYGIAAAGGLIKGVFSLVLVLIANKVAHVLGEQGVYRK
- a CDS encoding extracellular solute-binding protein, with translation MSNSQASASTSAPSRRTFLAATAVAAAAVAGGTPLLSGCSTEEGSGKGGTTSGKELKNLLPTYAASTVADPDIPSVNGSSPGYTKAPPAAALVASVKGKPGHGGSYTMFEPLWGTPPPKNNAYYKAVNDALGATISLRPQDGNTYGEKLGAVLASGDIADIVVIPLWEMGGRIHGAVGAKFADLGPYLSGDKVKKYPNLAAIPTAAWQMSVFGGKLRGLPMPSRPLAGVIPYYREDIFAEEGYQVPKSPAEFLALAKEITRPRSKVWACDDMWWSAQRFFGCPGEKPYYWVEKDGKLVHKVETENYLEALEWCRKLFAGGYVHPDAVAGKGNDALTRFTSGQTLLYNDGDAKWYGATFEQAGPNPAFKIQGMDWFGPDGGDPVIYLDAPAQIWSFLNKSLSRDEIEEILALANFIAAPFGTKEQRLIDYGVEGVHHDMKKGVPVKNATGVRDVQDTYRFIASPQASVAYPDFPKMVEDYCGWMQRMGKFARKPLFYGMQIQEPNRYASLYTPFEDLAKDVTRGRKSIKDAQRAISDWRGGGGDRLRDWYAKLLDTNGSGA